The following proteins come from a genomic window of Sphaerisporangium rubeum:
- a CDS encoding NAD(P)-binding domain-containing protein encodes MSDPARVETTHRYLIVGAGPGGLQLAYYLSRAGADYIVLERDAAPGAFFRAYPRHRKLISINKVHITEKDPEIALRWDWNSLLNDDPSLQFAKYTHEYYPHADEMVRYLGDFQRRHDLNVRFSTPVDHIDKDADGLFTVRAGDETFRAECVIVATGWGGPYIPDIPGIALATGYEDMSTSGQDHTGRRVLVIGKGNSAFETAQALIGHAAIIHLASPSPVRFSWHTKHPGHVRGQYGAFLDAYWFKTLDGVLECTIDRIRREGDRYKVDISYTLAEGEKATLEYDTVLRCTGFVMDTGVFGDSCRPELAHGGRMPAIGTDFRSANVDGLYFAGTLMQARDFKHASSAFIDGFRYNLRVLAALLAERYEGVPLTHQALPLDADQLTATMLERVNYSSALWTQFEYLCDVYVVDERNGHVRHFAELPEDHAVERFGDEPSYFTVTLRWGPRDQENVFAIQRHPTPDRAEESAFLHPVIRHWNGRELVAERHLLEDLQAQWLDQERHVRPLARFLSTRLAR; translated from the coding sequence ATGAGCGATCCGGCACGTGTCGAGACCACCCACCGTTATCTGATCGTCGGCGCCGGGCCGGGGGGCCTGCAGCTGGCGTACTACCTGAGCCGGGCAGGCGCCGACTACATCGTCCTGGAACGGGACGCCGCACCCGGCGCCTTCTTCCGCGCCTACCCCCGCCACCGCAAGCTGATCTCCATCAACAAGGTCCACATCACCGAGAAGGACCCCGAGATCGCGCTGCGCTGGGACTGGAACTCCCTGCTCAACGACGACCCGTCGCTGCAGTTCGCCAAGTACACCCACGAGTACTACCCGCACGCCGACGAGATGGTGCGCTACCTCGGCGACTTCCAGCGGCGGCACGACCTGAACGTGCGGTTCTCGACCCCGGTGGACCACATCGACAAGGACGCGGACGGACTGTTCACCGTGCGCGCCGGCGACGAGACCTTCCGTGCCGAGTGCGTGATCGTCGCGACCGGCTGGGGTGGGCCGTACATCCCCGACATCCCCGGCATCGCGCTGGCCACCGGCTACGAGGACATGAGCACGTCGGGGCAGGACCACACCGGCCGCCGGGTCCTCGTCATCGGGAAGGGCAATTCGGCGTTCGAGACGGCCCAGGCCCTCATCGGCCACGCCGCGATCATCCACCTGGCCAGCCCGAGCCCCGTGCGGTTCTCCTGGCACACCAAGCACCCCGGGCACGTGCGCGGCCAGTACGGCGCGTTCCTCGACGCCTACTGGTTCAAGACCCTCGACGGCGTCCTCGAATGCACCATCGACCGCATCAGGCGCGAAGGCGACCGGTACAAGGTCGACATCTCCTACACCCTCGCCGAGGGGGAGAAGGCGACACTGGAGTACGACACGGTGCTGCGCTGCACCGGGTTCGTCATGGACACCGGCGTCTTCGGTGACTCCTGCCGTCCCGAGCTCGCGCACGGCGGCCGGATGCCGGCCATCGGCACCGACTTCCGGTCCGCCAACGTGGACGGCTTGTATTTCGCCGGCACGCTCATGCAGGCCCGCGACTTCAAGCACGCGTCGTCGGCCTTCATCGACGGCTTCCGTTACAACCTGCGCGTCCTCGCCGCGCTGCTCGCCGAGCGGTACGAAGGGGTGCCGCTCACCCACCAGGCGCTGCCTCTGGACGCCGACCAGCTCACCGCCACCATGCTGGAACGGGTCAACTACAGCTCCGCGCTGTGGACCCAGTTCGAGTACCTCTGCGACGTCTACGTGGTGGACGAGCGGAACGGCCACGTCCGGCACTTCGCCGAGCTGCCTGAGGACCACGCGGTCGAGCGCTTCGGCGACGAGCCGTCCTACTTCACCGTCACCCTGCGCTGGGGTCCGCGTGACCAGGAGAACGTGTTCGCCATCCAGCGGCACCCGACGCCTGACCGCGCCGAGGAGTCGGCCTTCCTGCATCCGGTGATCCGGCACTGGAACGGCCGCGAGCTGGTCGCGGAACGGCACCTGCTGGAGGACCTCCAGGCGCAGTGGCTCGACCAGGAACGGCACGTACGGCCGCTGGCGCGGTTCCTGTCCACGAGGCTCGCCAGGTGA
- a CDS encoding carboxylate-amine ligase: protein MTATIESPVPMPFAPLCPLVGVEEEYLIVDPATRAVVPRAAELFERASAELGELVCTEITRYQLEAKTPPCSAAAELEGHLRRLRATVAAAARGLGLAVVASGTPVLGDVVPPLITEHPRYGVGIATYRALHDEQTICAGHVHVHLPDRERAVLVSNHLRPWLPVLISMFANSPFWAGRDTGYASWRALTWSKWPVAGPPPYFRSLAHFDETVAALTASGALVDPGTIFWDVRPSSRLPTLEVRVTDVPSTAEESALLAAMVRGLVVTFLAKVEAGDPGPMVPGEMLRVAYWRAARDGLDGYGFDPVSGTLQPAAELVASLLDVIGPALEEAGDLEMVGERLAHLLRYGTGAARQRAAYERNGRFTDVVDLLTEQLIDEP, encoded by the coding sequence ATGACGGCCACCATCGAGTCCCCGGTTCCCATGCCCTTCGCACCCCTGTGCCCGCTCGTCGGGGTGGAGGAGGAGTACCTCATCGTCGATCCGGCGACCAGGGCGGTCGTGCCGCGCGCCGCCGAGTTGTTCGAACGGGCCTCGGCCGAGCTCGGTGAGCTCGTGTGCACCGAGATCACCCGCTACCAGCTGGAGGCCAAGACACCGCCGTGCAGCGCCGCCGCCGAGCTGGAGGGCCACCTGCGCCGCCTGCGCGCCACCGTCGCGGCCGCGGCGCGTGGGCTCGGGCTGGCCGTGGTGGCCTCGGGCACCCCGGTCCTCGGCGACGTCGTGCCGCCGTTGATCACCGAGCATCCCCGGTACGGCGTCGGCATCGCCACCTACCGCGCGCTGCACGACGAGCAGACCATCTGCGCGGGCCACGTGCACGTCCATCTGCCCGACCGCGAGCGCGCCGTGCTGGTGAGCAACCACCTGCGGCCGTGGCTGCCGGTCCTCATCTCGATGTTCGCCAACTCGCCGTTCTGGGCCGGCCGTGACACGGGGTACGCGAGCTGGCGCGCGCTGACGTGGTCCAAGTGGCCGGTGGCCGGGCCTCCGCCGTACTTCCGCTCACTGGCGCACTTCGACGAGACGGTGGCCGCGCTGACCGCGTCAGGCGCGCTGGTGGACCCCGGCACGATCTTCTGGGACGTGCGGCCGTCGTCGCGGCTGCCGACGCTGGAGGTCCGGGTCACCGACGTTCCCTCGACCGCCGAGGAGTCGGCGCTGCTGGCCGCCATGGTGCGCGGGCTGGTCGTGACGTTCCTCGCCAAGGTCGAGGCCGGCGACCCCGGCCCCATGGTGCCTGGCGAGATGCTGCGTGTGGCGTACTGGCGGGCCGCGCGCGACGGCCTCGACGGGTACGGCTTCGACCCGGTGTCCGGCACGCTGCAGCCGGCCGCCGAGCTCGTGGCGTCCCTGCTCGACGTCATCGGCCCGGCGCTTGAGGAGGCCGGCGATCTGGAGATGGTGGGGGAACGGCTGGCCCACCTGCTTCGGTACGGCACCGGGGCCGCGCGCCAGCGGGCCGCCTACGAGAGGAACGGCCGGTTCACCGACGTCGTCGATCTGCTCACCGAGCAGCTCATCGACGAGCCGTAG
- a CDS encoding carboxymuconolactone decarboxylase family protein, whose amino-acid sequence MRYRPETAVPLNALAEVLLRSDNTLTRGERELIATYVSSLNDCNFCASSHAAFAAAQLPAGMPLVNAVRLDPDTADITPKMRALLAIAAAVQQGGLKVTESEIGAARAEGATDVEIHDTVLIAAAFCMFNRYVDGLGTWAPEDPAAYEATAARIVDRGYGSSLDDEPEPHGR is encoded by the coding sequence ATGCGCTACCGACCGGAAACCGCCGTCCCGTTGAACGCGCTCGCCGAAGTGTTGCTGCGCAGTGACAACACCCTGACCCGTGGGGAGCGCGAGCTCATCGCGACCTACGTGTCGTCGCTCAACGACTGCAACTTCTGCGCATCCTCCCACGCGGCGTTCGCCGCCGCGCAGCTCCCCGCCGGCATGCCTCTGGTGAACGCCGTGCGGCTCGATCCGGACACCGCAGACATCACGCCGAAGATGCGCGCGCTGCTCGCCATCGCCGCGGCCGTGCAGCAAGGCGGGCTCAAGGTCACCGAGAGCGAGATCGGCGCCGCGCGCGCCGAGGGGGCCACCGACGTGGAGATCCACGACACCGTGCTCATCGCCGCCGCGTTCTGCATGTTCAACCGGTACGTCGACGGCCTCGGCACCTGGGCCCCCGAGGACCCCGCCGCTTACGAGGCGACCGCCGCGAGGATCGTCGACCGCGGCTACGGAAGCTCGCTGGACGACGAGCCGGAGCCGCACGGCCGATGA